From the Planktothrix tepida PCC 9214 genome, one window contains:
- a CDS encoding calcium-binding protein: protein MEYQETLIAPQYDVISFVDDLASENFNSIPLLDPGDDTFSQHYYVLNSNGGMVFPLEVPQKLSISEQPIKANATNQEIFEHFNRESFEVSVPEKIGGAILTGNNRTLQNLQTDLQETLGTESSELNQLAQQILTRFDANTQWDFSMFAPFSQLPGDLPSSQPILIQANVALSQQTGVGNQQISLIDSTDLPNSIIQLQNINVALLRGQMQLLGDAGKNIVVGDKLGQTIALGQGDDEAHGGAAGDLLYGGKDNDLLFGNQDNDNLFGDLGDDSLYGGQGDDFLEGGEGDDHLFGDLGNDILIGGKGRDRFYIAGNTGVDIINDFTLGEDQIQLTGGLSLEALQITTVNGNTIIKLANTGEELVKLLGFDSTLINSSEFIA, encoded by the coding sequence ATGGAATATCAAGAAACCTTAATCGCACCTCAATATGATGTGATATCCTTTGTTGATGACCTGGCATCTGAGAACTTTAATTCTATCCCCCTGTTAGATCCAGGAGACGATACATTTTCTCAGCATTATTATGTATTGAATTCCAATGGGGGTATGGTATTCCCTCTGGAAGTTCCCCAGAAATTGAGTATTTCTGAACAACCGATTAAGGCCAACGCGACGAATCAAGAAATCTTTGAACATTTCAATCGAGAAAGCTTTGAAGTTTCTGTCCCTGAAAAGATTGGCGGTGCAATTTTGACAGGAAATAATCGCACCTTGCAAAATTTACAAACAGATCTTCAAGAAACGCTAGGAACTGAATCTTCTGAACTCAATCAATTGGCTCAACAAATTTTAACTCGGTTTGATGCCAATACCCAATGGGATTTCTCTATGTTTGCTCCTTTCTCCCAATTGCCAGGAGATTTACCGAGTAGTCAGCCCATTCTGATACAAGCCAATGTAGCTTTATCACAACAAACAGGAGTCGGAAATCAACAAATTAGCTTGATTGATAGTACGGATTTGCCTAATTCTATTATTCAACTCCAAAATATTAATGTTGCTTTATTAAGGGGGCAAATGCAACTCTTGGGCGATGCCGGAAAAAATATTGTTGTTGGAGATAAACTAGGCCAAACCATTGCATTAGGTCAAGGAGATGATGAAGCACATGGCGGCGCTGCTGGAGATCTTCTCTATGGTGGAAAAGATAATGATTTGCTATTTGGAAATCAAGACAATGATAACTTGTTTGGAGATTTAGGAGATGACAGCCTTTATGGTGGACAAGGAGATGATTTCTTAGAGGGAGGAGAAGGGGATGATCACCTATTTGGAGATTTAGGAAATGATATTTTAATCGGAGGTAAAGGACGCGATCGCTTTTATATTGCAGGGAATACAGGAGTAGATATCATTAATGATTTTACTCTAGGCGAAGATCAAATTCAGTTAACAGGCGGATTAAGTCTTGAAGCGTTGCAAATCACAACCGTTAATGGTAATACAATCATTAAACTTGCCAATACGGGAGAGGAACTTGTTAAACTGTTGGGTTTTGATAGTACCTTAATTAATTCCTCAGAATTTATCGCTTGA
- a CDS encoding RNA-guided endonuclease InsQ/TnpB family protein, whose protein sequence is MLKATKVRLYPTPEQELALAKSFGCARWYWNFALNACVQHYQETGKSLKLPSYKGMLPQLKKEYPWLKEDCYSSVLQCVAINLDRAYKNFFEGRAKFPNFKSKHHKQSIQYPQSVTVSGEYLKVPKIGEIKAIFHREITGKIKTVTISKTSTDKYFASILCEIEGTDVKQSGDQIIGIDLGLKDFAITHNGENATKYANPKYLYRHQKNLARKQKKLSRKTKGSKSREKFRKTVAKVHEKIANSRQDFLHKLSRKLVDESQVIVVENLNVKGMVKNRKLSKAISDVGWGKFVNFIDYKLKQKNGELVEIDRFFPSSKTCSSCGYILSELSLDVREWDCLNCQTHHDRDENAALNIRNEGIRILTEGGGNPVFADGGCVSPPACKSKGHRSVNSEAYTDPIRAV, encoded by the coding sequence TTGCTGAAGGCTACAAAGGTTAGACTCTATCCAACACCAGAACAGGAATTGGCGTTAGCCAAGTCATTTGGTTGTGCAAGATGGTATTGGAATTTTGCCTTAAATGCCTGTGTTCAGCACTATCAAGAAACTGGCAAAAGCCTAAAATTACCATCTTATAAGGGAATGCTCCCTCAACTCAAAAAAGAATATCCTTGGCTCAAAGAAGATTGCTACTCATCGGTTCTCCAGTGTGTAGCTATAAACTTAGATAGAGCTTACAAGAACTTTTTTGAGGGACGAGCTAAATTTCCTAATTTCAAATCTAAACATCACAAGCAATCAATTCAGTATCCCCAAAGTGTTACTGTTAGCGGTGAATATCTAAAAGTCCCTAAGATTGGTGAAATTAAAGCAATATTTCACCGAGAGATTACGGGAAAAATTAAAACGGTAACAATCTCCAAAACTTCGACTGATAAATACTTTGCTTCCATCTTATGTGAAATTGAAGGAACCGACGTTAAACAGTCGGGAGATCAGATTATTGGGATTGATTTGGGGTTAAAAGATTTTGCAATTACTCACAATGGAGAGAATGCAACTAAATATGCTAACCCTAAATATTTATATCGTCATCAGAAAAATTTAGCCCGAAAACAGAAAAAACTCTCTCGAAAAACTAAAGGTAGTAAATCGAGAGAGAAGTTTAGGAAAACTGTAGCTAAGGTTCATGAGAAAATAGCCAATTCCCGCCAAGATTTCTTGCATAAATTATCAAGAAAATTGGTTGACGAAAGCCAAGTCATTGTCGTTGAAAACCTCAACGTCAAGGGGATGGTTAAAAACCGGAAGCTATCAAAAGCTATATCTGATGTGGGTTGGGGAAAATTTGTCAATTTTATTGATTACAAGTTGAAGCAAAAAAATGGCGAACTTGTAGAAATTGATCGCTTTTTCCCTAGTTCCAAAACTTGTTCGAGTTGCGGTTATATCCTAAGTGAGTTGTCTCTGGATGTTAGAGAATGGGATTGCCTAAATTGTCAAACTCATCATGACCGTGATGAAAACGCTGCATTAAATATCAGGAACGAAGGCATCAGAATATTAACTGAAGGCGGAGGGAACCCCGTCTTTGCCGATGGAGGCTGTGTAAGTCCACCTGCTTGCAAAAGTAAGGGGCATCGGTCTGTGAATTCGGAAGCCTACACCGACCCGATTAGGGCGGTGTAG
- a CDS encoding rhodanese-like domain-containing protein codes for MSAQFFVQPILEINVKELEALLQTLPNHQLQLIDVREPEEIEMAKLDGFMNYPLSQYSQWSEQILVELDATQETLVLCHHGVRSAQMCQWLIRQGFTQVKNITGGIDAYSIYVDSKVPRY; via the coding sequence ATGTCAGCCCAATTTTTTGTTCAACCCATTCTCGAAATCAACGTTAAGGAATTAGAAGCGTTACTGCAAACCCTTCCTAACCATCAACTTCAGTTAATTGATGTGCGCGAACCTGAAGAAATTGAGATGGCAAAACTTGACGGGTTTATGAATTATCCCCTCAGCCAATATAGCCAATGGTCTGAGCAAATTTTGGTAGAGCTTGATGCCACCCAAGAAACCTTGGTTCTGTGTCATCATGGTGTGAGATCGGCTCAAATGTGCCAATGGCTGATTCGCCAGGGCTTCACCCAGGTTAAAAATATTACCGGGGGTATTGATGCTTACTCAATTTATGTTGACTCCAAAGTTCCTCGATATTAA
- a CDS encoding fatty acid desaturase, with protein MIGNPIKKSDFVLSPYIKSNNLRATYQILNTVVPYFLLWILAVKAASISFWLLPPIMVLMVLFSVRCFSLMHDCGHYSLFSSKKVNRVVGFMFGVINAIPQYPWSRGHAYHHKTNGDWERYRGPSALISTEEFAKLSPSGQWWYEFLRHPFMIFPGGFFYLAIKPRLALIAGIYGFWGHLLNYLKQYPDITLMGCFSSYKSKTWYTTAEFWDLLFNNICVVGSWIFLSYFLGVGFFWSVYSITLTCSAALFICVFFVQHNFEGSYAHKTEGWNYLRGAIEGSSYLELPLILKWFSADIGYHNIHHLCERIPNYNLEACHHHNQHLLTRVKTLRIADISDCFKFILWDSASNRLVSISSFREASQPKGVEIGVH; from the coding sequence ATGATAGGAAACCCGATTAAAAAGTCTGATTTTGTCCTATCTCCCTACATCAAAAGTAACAACTTACGGGCTACTTATCAAATTTTAAATACAGTTGTTCCTTATTTCCTTTTATGGATTTTAGCCGTTAAAGCGGCTTCTATTTCCTTTTGGTTGCTTCCGCCCATTATGGTTTTAATGGTGCTGTTTTCAGTGCGTTGTTTTTCTTTAATGCACGATTGCGGACACTATTCATTGTTTAGTTCAAAAAAGGTGAATCGGGTTGTTGGTTTTATGTTTGGTGTGATTAACGCCATTCCTCAATACCCTTGGTCAAGAGGACACGCCTATCATCACAAAACTAATGGAGATTGGGAACGCTATCGGGGGCCATCTGCTTTAATTTCGACGGAGGAATTTGCCAAACTGAGTCCATCAGGTCAATGGTGGTATGAATTTCTCAGACATCCCTTCATGATTTTTCCGGGTGGTTTTTTCTACCTAGCTATTAAGCCCAGACTGGCTTTAATCGCCGGAATTTATGGGTTTTGGGGTCATCTACTCAATTACTTAAAACAATATCCTGATATTACTTTAATGGGGTGTTTTTCTTCTTATAAATCCAAAACTTGGTATACAACGGCTGAGTTTTGGGATCTACTTTTCAACAATATTTGTGTTGTGGGTAGCTGGATTTTTCTGAGTTATTTTTTAGGGGTTGGTTTCTTCTGGAGTGTTTATTCTATTACTCTCACCTGTTCAGCAGCACTGTTTATTTGTGTGTTTTTTGTTCAACATAACTTTGAGGGTTCCTATGCCCATAAAACCGAAGGTTGGAATTATCTACGAGGAGCGATTGAGGGAAGTAGTTACCTAGAGTTACCGCTTATTTTAAAGTGGTTTTCCGCAGATATTGGCTATCATAATATTCATCATCTTTGTGAAAGAATTCCTAATTATAATCTTGAAGCCTGCCATCATCACAATCAACACCTGCTCACTCGTGTAAAAACCCTGCGAATTGCCGATATTTCAGATTGTTTTAAGTTTATCCTCTGGGATTCTGCTTCAAATCGTCTTGTTTCGATCTCATCCTTTCGTGAGGCTTCCCAGCCTAAAGGGGTAGAGATTGGCGTTCACTAA
- the fbp gene encoding class 1 fructose-bisphosphatase — MVITSVGSNFSDAIDQGYYLDRDCTTLSRHVLQQLHSFSPDAQDISALMNRIGLAGKLIARRLSQAGLVDDALGFTGVVNVQGESVQKMDVYANSVFISVFKQSGLVCRLASEEMENPFYIPENCPIGRYTLLYDPLDGSSNLDTNLNVGSIFAIRQQEGNDEDGAAADLLQNGHKQIAAGYILYGPSTMLVYSIGTGVHSFILDPSLGEFILAKENISIPNHGPIYSVNEGNFWQWDESIRDYIRYVHRHEGYTARYSGALVGDVHRILYQGGVFLYPGTVKKPEGKLRLLYESAPMAFLIEQAGGRASTGTQEILDVVPEKLHQRTPLIIGSKEDVALVESFIQDRKRREQEGGLE, encoded by the coding sequence ATGGTAATAACATCCGTTGGGTCTAATTTTTCAGATGCGATTGATCAAGGATATTATTTAGATCGGGACTGCACCACCCTATCTCGTCATGTTCTTCAACAATTGCATAGTTTTTCCCCCGATGCTCAAGATATTAGTGCTTTAATGAATCGCATCGGACTGGCGGGAAAACTCATCGCTCGCAGGTTATCCCAGGCGGGTTTAGTGGATGATGCGTTAGGGTTTACAGGGGTCGTAAACGTTCAAGGAGAGTCCGTCCAGAAGATGGATGTTTATGCCAACTCCGTCTTTATTTCTGTGTTCAAACAAAGCGGTTTAGTTTGTCGTTTGGCATCAGAAGAGATGGAAAACCCCTTTTATATTCCCGAAAACTGTCCCATCGGACGCTATACCTTGCTTTATGATCCTTTAGATGGTTCATCGAATTTAGATACTAACTTAAATGTCGGGTCAATTTTTGCCATTCGTCAACAAGAAGGCAATGATGAAGATGGCGCGGCGGCGGATTTATTGCAAAATGGACATAAACAAATTGCCGCTGGATATATTCTTTATGGCCCTAGTACAATGTTAGTTTATTCCATTGGAACGGGGGTTCATTCCTTCATTCTTGACCCCAGTTTAGGAGAGTTTATTTTAGCGAAAGAAAACATTTCTATCCCCAATCACGGCCCGATTTATAGTGTTAATGAAGGCAATTTTTGGCAATGGGATGAATCCATTCGGGATTATATTCGTTATGTGCATCGCCATGAAGGATATACTGCCCGTTATAGTGGTGCTTTAGTGGGAGATGTTCACCGGATTTTATATCAAGGGGGTGTGTTTTTATATCCGGGGACGGTTAAGAAACCAGAGGGAAAATTACGGTTATTATATGAGTCTGCACCGATGGCATTTTTAATCGAACAAGCGGGAGGACGAGCATCAACGGGAACGCAAGAAATTTTAGATGTTGTTCCTGAAAAATTGCATCAACGCACTCCTTTAATTATTGGAAGTAAAGAGGATGTTGCCTTAGTTGAATCGTTTATTCAAGATCGCAAACGTAGGGAACAAGAAGGCGGTCTGGAATAA
- a CDS encoding HEAT repeat domain-containing protein produces the protein MKGHYQWKDEQKPFQIPLEVQECLHQQLGELAKTAINREQFRFRLEEKFVEQYLGKPQWENTLFYWALKLGWLNRVGLASVEEKDSDQAVYAFFHPTFQEYFAALAIKDWDYFLPRNHVNCPVEGKEYRIFQPQWKQVILLWLGRDDLEVGEKEGFIQKLVSFDDGYDFYCYRAYFLSAVGINEFKECSLSDTIVEEIIEWGFGYFNFIYLIKEGAKTVLPETIRKNAIANLIRVLETTEDEDDPRYYDVANILGKIAVGNELAIRALIRHLEITEDENTRRMVAESLGKIAVGNELAIRALIRVLETTEDENTRRMVAESLGKIAIGNELAIRALIRVLETTKDEDDRRYFVKILGKIAVGNELAIRALIGVLETTKDEDDRRYFVKILGKIAVGNELAIRALIGVLETTKDEDDRSFVAESLGKIDPGNELAIRVLIGILETTEDEFDRSFVAESLGKIAVGNELAIRALIRALETTEEEIERWRVGKSLGKIAVGNELAIWLSIQVLETTEDEDTRSFVADIFEEIAVGNELAIQALIRVLEITKNRSTRWNLATMLGKIIKTQKQYEYVVFALNHNLTDEVYKNNFDLFYRCYELLWQCAQNLPYPKFYQAWHHNTLTPHPEIIDNTPVGNTPTVRQLEQQFTDICTQLPHLPLHCINVNKLLTLNTKNEFVQAFCNRLYQKLLPDETPPEVQTPANLETKIIHLKQQLQTPHLFILLLADGTPTPEVIDCCDYLTDVLHLGWITPDPLPLPFPQRSFVASQENLLEAVESWVREY, from the coding sequence GTGAAGGGTCATTATCAATGGAAGGATGAACAGAAACCGTTTCAAATTCCATTGGAGGTGCAAGAATGTCTCCATCAACAGTTAGGAGAATTAGCGAAAACGGCTATAAACCGTGAACAATTTCGGTTTCGCTTAGAGGAAAAATTTGTTGAACAGTATTTAGGAAAACCGCAATGGGAAAATACTCTATTTTATTGGGCGTTAAAATTAGGATGGTTAAATCGGGTGGGGTTAGCATCGGTTGAGGAAAAGGACTCAGACCAAGCGGTTTATGCGTTTTTCCATCCCACGTTTCAGGAATATTTTGCAGCTTTAGCGATTAAAGATTGGGATTATTTTTTACCTCGAAATCATGTCAATTGTCCGGTGGAGGGGAAAGAGTATCGCATTTTTCAACCCCAATGGAAACAGGTGATTTTATTATGGTTGGGGCGGGATGATTTGGAGGTTGGGGAGAAAGAGGGGTTTATTCAGAAGTTAGTTAGTTTTGATGATGGGTATGATTTTTATTGCTATCGTGCCTATTTTTTATCTGCTGTGGGAATTAATGAGTTTAAAGAATGTAGTTTATCTGATACAATTGTAGAAGAGATTATTGAATGGGGGTTTGGTTATTTTAATTTTATTTATCTGATTAAAGAAGGTGCAAAAACAGTATTGCCAGAGACAATTAGAAAAAACGCGATCGCTAATTTAATTCGGGTTTTAGAAACCACTGAAGATGAAGATGATCCCAGGTATTATGATGTTGCCAATATTTTAGGGAAAATTGCTGTTGGAAATGAGTTAGCAATACGGGCGTTAATTCGGCACTTAGAAATCACTGAGGATGAAAATACTCGCAGGATGGTTGCCGAGAGTTTAGGGAAAATTGCTGTTGGAAATGAGTTAGCAATTCGGGCGTTAATTCGGGTTTTAGAAACCACTGAGGATGAAAATACTCGCAGGATGGTTGCCGAGAGTTTAGGGAAAATCGCCATTGGAAATGAGTTAGCAATACGGGCGTTAATTCGGGTTTTAGAAACCACTAAGGATGAAGATGATCGCAGGTATTTTGTCAAGATTTTAGGGAAAATTGCCGTTGGAAATGAGTTAGCAATACGGGCGTTAATTGGAGTTTTAGAAACCACTAAGGATGAAGATGATCGCAGGTATTTTGTCAAGATTTTAGGTAAAATTGCCGTTGGAAATGAGTTAGCAATACGGGCGTTAATTGGGGTTTTAGAAACCACTAAGGATGAAGATGATCGCAGTTTCGTTGCCGAGAGTTTAGGGAAAATTGACCCTGGAAATGAGTTAGCAATTCGGGTGTTAATTGGGATTTTAGAAACCACTGAGGATGAATTTGATCGCAGTTTCGTTGCCGAGAGTTTAGGGAAAATTGCTGTTGGAAATGAGTTAGCAATACGGGCGTTAATTCGGGCTTTAGAAACCACTGAGGAGGAAATTGAACGCTGGAGAGTTGGCAAGAGTTTAGGGAAAATTGCTGTTGGAAATGAGTTAGCAATTTGGCTGTCAATTCAGGTTTTAGAAACTACTGAGGATGAAGATACTCGCAGTTTCGTTGCCGATATTTTCGAGGAAATTGCCGTTGGAAATGAGTTAGCAATACAGGCGTTAATTCGAGTTTTAGAAATAACTAAAAATCGATCTACTCGCTGGAATCTTGCCACGATGTTAGGGAAAATCATCAAAACACAAAAACAATATGAATATGTAGTTTTTGCCCTCAACCATAACCTAACTGATGAAGTTTACAAGAATAATTTTGATCTTTTTTATAGATGCTATGAACTCCTCTGGCAATGCGCCCAAAATCTACCTTATCCCAAATTCTATCAAGCATGGCATCACAACACCCTTACCCCCCATCCTGAAATTATTGATAATACCCCCGTTGGCAATACCCCAACAGTACGACAATTAGAACAACAATTCACCGATATTTGTACCCAACTTCCTCACCTCCCCCTCCACTGTATCAACGTCAACAAACTACTAACCCTCAACACCAAAAACGAATTTGTCCAAGCATTTTGTAACCGTCTTTATCAAAAACTCTTACCCGATGAAACCCCTCCCGAAGTGCAGACCCCCGCTAACCTAGAAACCAAAATTATCCACCTGAAACAGCAACTCCAAACCCCCCATCTGTTCATACTGTTACTCGCAGATGGGACACCCACCCCCGAAGTCATCGACTGTTGCGACTATCTCACGGACGTTTTACACCTAGGTTGGATAACTCCCGACCCCCTCCCGTTACCATTTCCGCAACGTTCCTTTGTGGCGTCGCAGGAGAATTTATTAGAAGCAGTTGAAAGTTGGGTTAGGGAATATTAA